The Micromonospora krabiensis genome window below encodes:
- a CDS encoding methyltransferase domain-containing protein translates to MVALAQTPPSADRLRAMDDFLAEAWADQVGHDDRLRGLAVEVRFDRGVAHVTGEVAEPAELRLVRDRIGRLAGVFGVWCRVRVAGRDPVVVDLGCGPTKQWPGNLGLDIFPAPGVDAVADLSGSLPLADDAVDVFFAVHILEHLIDFLPLLDEAHRVLRPGGVLHVMSPWWGHVNAVADPTHVRLLDVQTIKGICLQRPPGTPRWYPLHAGCDGASIFADLTPVPADADPPTRAHLARFFD, encoded by the coding sequence GTGGTCGCGTTGGCACAGACCCCGCCGTCGGCGGACCGGTTGCGGGCGATGGACGACTTCCTCGCCGAGGCGTGGGCCGATCAGGTCGGCCACGACGACCGGCTGCGTGGCCTCGCCGTGGAGGTGCGCTTCGACCGGGGCGTCGCGCACGTCACCGGCGAGGTGGCCGAGCCCGCCGAGCTGCGGCTGGTCCGGGACCGGATCGGTCGGCTGGCCGGGGTGTTCGGCGTCTGGTGCCGGGTCCGGGTGGCCGGGCGGGACCCGGTGGTGGTGGACCTGGGCTGCGGGCCGACCAAGCAGTGGCCGGGCAACCTGGGGCTGGACATCTTCCCGGCGCCCGGGGTGGACGCGGTGGCCGACCTCTCCGGCTCGCTGCCGCTCGCCGACGACGCGGTCGACGTGTTCTTCGCGGTGCACATCCTGGAGCACCTGATCGACTTCCTGCCGCTGCTCGACGAGGCGCACCGGGTGCTCCGGCCCGGCGGCGTGCTGCACGTCATGAGCCCCTGGTGGGGGCACGTGAACGCGGTGGCCGATCCGACCCACGTACGCCTGCTCGACGTGCAGACGATCAAGGGGATCTGTCTCCAGCGGCCGCCGGGCACCCCGCGCTGGTACCCGCTGCACGCGGGCTGCGACGGGGCCTCGATCTTCGCCGACCTGACCCCGGTCCCCGCCGACGCCGACCCGCCCACCCGAGCCCACCTGGCCCGCTTCTTCGACTGA
- a CDS encoding ABC-F family ATP-binding cassette domain-containing protein, with amino-acid sequence MSATLIVKDLAAGHGDRPLFTGLDLVAAPGDVVGLVGPNGAGKSTLLRTLAGLLPVEAGAVTLSPPTATVGHLRQEPERRPGETVRGFLARRTGVTDAQAALDAATEALTAGAVGADDAYAEALERWLALGGADLDERAEQVAAELGLGVDLAQEMTALSGGQAARAGLASLLLSRYDVFLLDEPTNDLDLAGLERLEEFVTGLRAGTVLVSHDREFLTRTVNRVLELDLAQQQVNHYGGGYAAYLEERAVARRHARADYEEYAETRAGLEARARTQRAWMEKGVKNARRKATDNDKIGRKFRSEATEKQAAKAKQTERLIERLEVVEEPRKEWELRMEIAAAPRAGAVVAALRDAVVRRGTFTLGPVNLQIDWADRVAVTGANGAGKSTLLAALLGRLPLDAGHAALGAGVVVGEVDQARRLFLGDVPLIDAFRAAVPDLSPADARTLLAKFGLRAGHVLRPAATLSPGERTRAALALLQGRGVNLLVLDEPTNHLDLPAIEQLESALATYPGTLLLVTHDRRMLDAVTTNRRLRVDAGRIAED; translated from the coding sequence ATGAGCGCCACGTTGATCGTCAAGGACCTGGCCGCCGGGCACGGCGACCGCCCGCTCTTCACCGGGCTGGACCTGGTGGCCGCCCCCGGGGACGTGGTCGGCCTGGTCGGGCCGAACGGTGCCGGCAAGTCGACGCTGCTGCGTACCCTCGCCGGGTTGCTGCCGGTCGAGGCCGGCGCGGTCACCCTCAGCCCGCCCACCGCGACCGTCGGGCACCTGCGGCAGGAGCCGGAGCGCCGACCCGGGGAGACGGTCCGGGGGTTCCTGGCCCGGCGCACCGGCGTGACCGACGCCCAGGCCGCCCTGGACGCCGCCACGGAGGCGCTGACCGCGGGGGCGGTGGGCGCCGACGACGCGTACGCCGAAGCCTTGGAGCGCTGGCTCGCGCTCGGCGGCGCGGACCTGGACGAGCGGGCCGAGCAGGTCGCGGCGGAGCTGGGCCTCGGGGTGGACCTGGCGCAGGAGATGACCGCGCTCTCCGGCGGCCAGGCCGCCCGTGCCGGGCTCGCGTCGCTGCTGCTCAGCCGGTACGACGTGTTCCTGCTCGACGAGCCCACCAACGACCTGGACCTGGCCGGTCTGGAGCGGCTGGAGGAGTTCGTCACCGGGCTGCGCGCCGGCACCGTGTTGGTCAGCCATGACCGCGAGTTCCTCACCCGGACGGTCAACCGCGTGCTGGAGCTGGACCTCGCGCAGCAGCAGGTCAACCACTACGGCGGCGGCTACGCGGCCTACCTGGAGGAGCGCGCCGTGGCGCGCCGGCACGCCCGGGCCGACTACGAGGAGTACGCGGAGACCCGCGCCGGCCTGGAGGCCCGCGCCCGGACCCAGCGGGCGTGGATGGAGAAGGGCGTCAAGAACGCCCGGCGCAAGGCCACCGACAACGACAAGATCGGCCGCAAGTTCCGGTCCGAGGCGACCGAGAAGCAGGCGGCGAAGGCCAAGCAGACCGAGCGCCTGATCGAGCGGCTGGAGGTGGTCGAGGAGCCGCGCAAGGAGTGGGAGCTGCGGATGGAGATCGCCGCCGCGCCCCGCGCCGGCGCCGTCGTGGCCGCGCTCCGCGACGCCGTCGTACGCCGTGGCACGTTCACGCTCGGCCCGGTGAACCTTCAGATCGACTGGGCCGACCGGGTGGCGGTGACGGGCGCGAACGGCGCGGGCAAGTCCACCCTGCTGGCCGCCCTGCTCGGGCGGCTCCCGCTGGACGCCGGGCACGCCGCGCTCGGGGCGGGGGTGGTGGTCGGCGAGGTGGACCAGGCCCGCCGGCTGTTCCTCGGCGACGTGCCGCTGATCGACGCGTTCCGGGCCGCCGTACCGGACCTGTCGCCGGCCGACGCGCGGACCCTGCTGGCCAAGTTCGGCCTGCGGGCCGGGCACGTGCTCCGGCCGGCGGCGACCCTCTCCCCCGGCGAGCGGACCCGCGCGGCGCTGGCGCTGCTCCAGGGGCGGGGCGTCAACCTGCTGGTGCTGGACGAGCCGACGAACCACCTGGACCTGCCGGCCATCGAGCAGCTGGAGTCGGCGCTGGCCACCTACCCGGGCACGCTGCTGCTGGTCACCCACGACCGGCGGATGCTGGACGCGGTGACCACCAACCGGCGGCTGCGCGTCGACGCGGGACGGATCGCCGAAGACTGA
- a CDS encoding ROK family protein, translating into MATTLAIDCGGGGIKASVLDEAGTMRTRPLRVPTPYPLPPALFVKTLVDLGGRLPTADRVTVGLPGMLRHGVVVTTPHYVTRAGPRTKVDPDLLAEWSGWDVRSALADAFGMPVLALNDAEVHGAGVVAGTGLELVLTLGTGLGCALFDGGVLAPHLELSQAPVRWGMTYDTYVGEPERRRLGDGFWSRRVRGVVEGLRPVFRWDRLYLGGGNSRLIRPEQLVRMGDDVVVVPNTAGIVGGVRAWDLAAARPAER; encoded by the coding sequence GTGGCGACCACACTGGCGATCGACTGCGGCGGCGGCGGCATCAAGGCCTCCGTGCTCGACGAGGCGGGCACGATGCGGACCCGCCCGCTGCGGGTGCCCACCCCGTACCCGCTGCCGCCCGCGCTCTTCGTGAAGACCCTGGTGGATCTCGGCGGCCGGCTGCCCACCGCCGACCGGGTGACCGTCGGCCTGCCCGGAATGCTGCGGCACGGCGTCGTGGTGACGACACCCCACTACGTCACCCGGGCCGGCCCGCGCACCAAGGTCGACCCGGACCTGCTCGCCGAGTGGTCGGGCTGGGACGTCCGGTCCGCGCTCGCCGACGCCTTCGGCATGCCGGTGCTGGCCCTCAACGACGCCGAGGTGCACGGCGCGGGCGTGGTCGCCGGCACCGGACTGGAGCTGGTCCTCACCCTCGGCACCGGGCTGGGCTGCGCGCTCTTCGACGGCGGGGTGCTCGCCCCGCACCTGGAGCTCTCCCAGGCGCCGGTGCGCTGGGGCATGACCTACGACACGTACGTCGGAGAGCCGGAACGCCGCCGCCTCGGCGACGGTTTCTGGTCCCGACGGGTCCGCGGGGTGGTCGAGGGCCTGCGCCCGGTGTTCCGCTGGGACCGGCTCTACCTCGGTGGCGGCAACTCGCGGCTGATCCGGCCGGAGCAGCTGGTCCGGATGGGCGACGACGTGGTGGTGGTGCCGAACACGGCGGGCATCGTCGGCGGCGTACGGGCCTGGGACCTGGCGGCGGCACGGCCCGCCGAGCGGTGA